One window of the Strix uralensis isolate ZFMK-TIS-50842 chromosome 3, bStrUra1, whole genome shotgun sequence genome contains the following:
- the CHGB gene encoding secretogranin-1 isoform X8, with the protein MKAVPEGWITAPPPVGVSTLPVEKDHIEEMITRCIVEVLSNALSKPNAPPINPECKEILKKSGRNDRERNENKQLEVRHLKESEEIEKYHTGSVEKEQSQAEEESKKYMKGSDEEKLAHEEDKSREEEDGHQTPIQEERLHTEEKKHDQEIRREEEKSYHSEEESKESKRHDEEVERAVPNKKSPSGGTSTEEFPDGDDQHPMGHWHSEGGMQSPYKRIHEGEEGEAEEERSEKYHHESKERDFSHQQEHEEYDESEETEEKKQPYKPKRYHGEHRMGDSSEEKRGRGGEEEGLAEESNTEEAHLWDKGNHHQKHREESEQQREEKSGSHGRHRAEEVEEKRHTDQGREEYRERWQQSEESSEEENKRHHHSEESSEKWHDERRHRSEGRMYLGDESEEELVRYLGGGSKEKQHRAGGRYHLWDSEGEGSQKAYARERKGQARRHYSTEDSVEQQRYPGSSEEEEKEEVEQKHQSSDQMENEEENMEEGRYAEREEYRSRLPAENEKRTTAPYSSFYPLLWWKSRHFEKRESTGQQRLEGKGEGRPTLNEKSLFPEYNDYDLWEKKQILSALNHGRAEKRNLGKMSRYDMKRQYNKMDQLAELLNYRKKSSEFPELYNSGEDLKNHHIIRNNRRSLNQRPLTGEEEKELENLAAMDLELQKIAEKFNDNRRG; encoded by the exons ATGAAAGCTGTTCCAGAGGGATGGATTACCGCACCTCCTCCCGTAG gtGTCAGCACACTTCCAGTGGAAAAAGACCATATTGAAGAAATG aTAACACGGTGCATAGTGGAAGTTCTGTCCAATGCACTATCTAAGCCAAATGCACCACCAATTAATCCTGAATGCAAAGAAATCCTGAAGAAGA GTGGTAGAAATGACAGAGAGAGAAACGAAAACAAACAACTTGAAGTGAGGCATTTGAAAGAGTCAGAAGAGATTGAAAAATATCATACTGGTAGCGTGGAGAAAGAACAGAGTCAGGCAGAAGAGGAATCTAAAAAGTACATGAAAGGAAGCGATGAGGAGAAACTTGCTCACGAGGAAGATAAGAGCAGGGAAGAGGAGGATGGACACCAAACACCTATTCAAGAAGAGAGActtcatacagaagaaaagaaacacgATCAGGAAatcagaagagaggaggagaagagctaccacagtgaagaagaaagcaaagagagcAAGCGTCATGACGAAGAGGTAGAGCGTGCTGTTCCCAACAAGAAGTCCCCGTCTGGAGGCACGAGCACAGAGGAGTTCCCTGATGGGGATGATCAGCACCCCATGGGCCACTGGCATTCAGAGGGGGGAATGCAGAGCCCTTACAAAAGAATTCATGAAGGTGaagagggagaggcagaggaagagagaagtgaaaAATACCACCATGAGTCTAAGGAACGTGATTTCTCCCATCAGCAAGAGCATGAAGAATATGATGAGAGTGAAGAAACGGAGGAGAAGAAGCAACCCTACAAACCCAAACGTTATCATGGGGAGCACAGAATGGGTGACTCCTCTGAAGAGAAGAGGGGCCGTGGTGGCGAGGAAGAGGGACTGGCTGAGGAGTCAAACACAGAGGAGGCCCATCTCTGGGACAAAGGGAACCACCATCAGAAACATCGTGAAGAGTCTGAGCAGCAGCGTGAGGAGAAGAGTGGTTCTCATGGGAGGCACAGGGCTGAAGAGGTGGAGGAGAAGAGGCATACAGACCAGGGAagggaggagtacagagaaagGTGGCAGCAGAGTGAAGAGAgcagtgaagaagaaaacaagaggcaTCACCACAGCGAGGAAAGTAGTGAGAAATGGCACGACGAGAGGAGACACCGTTCTGAGGGAAGGATGTATCTTGGAGATGAAAGtgaggaagagctggtcaggtATCTCGGTGGTGGCAGCAAGGAGAAGCAGCATCGTGCTGGAGGGAGATACCACTTGTGGGACAGTGAAGGTGAAGGGTCGCAGAAGGCGTACGCTCGAGAGCGCAAAGGGCAGGCCAGAAGGCACTACAGCACTGAGGACAGTGTAGAGCAGCAGCGCTACCCTGgcagcagcgaggaggaggagaaggaggaagtaGAACAGAAGCATCAGAGCAGTGATCAGatggaaaatgaagaggagaaTATGGAGGAGGGAAGATATGCAGAGAGGGAAGAGTACAGAAGCCGTCTCCCTGCAGAGAATGAGAAGAGAACCACGGCACCCTACAGCTCTTTCTACCCACTGCTGTGGTGGAAAAGCCGTCACtttgagaaaagggaaagcaCGGGACAGCAGCGTCTGGAGGGCAAAGGGGAAGGCAGGCCCACCCTGAATGAGAAGAGTCTTTTCCCTGAGTATAATGACTACGACTTGTGGGAGAAAAAGCAAATCCTAAGTGCTCTGAACCACGGACGCGCCGAGAAGAGGAATCTTGGCAAAATGAGCAGATACGATATGAAAAGGCAATACAACAAGATGGATCAACTTGCAGAACTTCTGAATTACAGGAAGAAATCGTCTGAATTCCCAGAGTTGTACAATTCGGGAGAAGACTTAAAAAACCATCACATAATCAGGAACAACAGAAGGAGTCTGAACCAGAGGCCGCTGACAGGAGAGGAG gaaaaagaactggaaaaccTGGCTGCTATGGATTTGGAGCTGCAGAAAATAGCTGAGAAGTTTAATGACAACAGGAGAGGCTGA
- the CHGB gene encoding secretogranin-1 isoform X10: MDYRTSSRVSTLPVEKDHIEEMITRCIVEVLSNALSKPNAPPINPECKEILKKSGRNDRERNENKQLEVRHLKESEEIEKYHTGSVEKEQSQAEEESKKYMKGSDEEKLAHEEDKSREEEDGHQTPIQEERLHTEEKKHDQEIRREEEKSYHSEEESKESKRHDEEVERAVPNKKSPSGGTSTEEFPDGDDQHPMGHWHSEGGMQSPYKRIHEGEEGEAEEERSEKYHHESKERDFSHQQEHEEYDESEETEEKKQPYKPKRYHGEHRMGDSSEEKRGRGGEEEGLAEESNTEEAHLWDKGNHHQKHREESEQQREEKSGSHGRHRAEEVEEKRHTDQGREEYRERWQQSEESSEEENKRHHHSEESSEKWHDERRHRSEGRMYLGDESEEELVRYLGGGSKEKQHRAGGRYHLWDSEGEGSQKAYARERKGQARRHYSTEDSVEQQRYPGSSEEEEKEEVEQKHQSSDQMENEEENMEEGRYAEREEYRSRLPAENEKRTTAPYSSFYPLLWWKSRHFEKRESTGQQRLEGKGEGRPTLNEKSLFPEYNDYDLWEKKQILSALNHGRAEKRNLGKMSRYDMKRQYNKMDQLAELLNYRKKSSEFPELYNSGEDLKNHHIIRNNRRSLNQRPLTGEEEKELENLAAMDLELQKIAEKFNDNRRG, encoded by the exons ATGGATTACCGCACCTCCTCCC gtGTCAGCACACTTCCAGTGGAAAAAGACCATATTGAAGAAATG aTAACACGGTGCATAGTGGAAGTTCTGTCCAATGCACTATCTAAGCCAAATGCACCACCAATTAATCCTGAATGCAAAGAAATCCTGAAGAAGA GTGGTAGAAATGACAGAGAGAGAAACGAAAACAAACAACTTGAAGTGAGGCATTTGAAAGAGTCAGAAGAGATTGAAAAATATCATACTGGTAGCGTGGAGAAAGAACAGAGTCAGGCAGAAGAGGAATCTAAAAAGTACATGAAAGGAAGCGATGAGGAGAAACTTGCTCACGAGGAAGATAAGAGCAGGGAAGAGGAGGATGGACACCAAACACCTATTCAAGAAGAGAGActtcatacagaagaaaagaaacacgATCAGGAAatcagaagagaggaggagaagagctaccacagtgaagaagaaagcaaagagagcAAGCGTCATGACGAAGAGGTAGAGCGTGCTGTTCCCAACAAGAAGTCCCCGTCTGGAGGCACGAGCACAGAGGAGTTCCCTGATGGGGATGATCAGCACCCCATGGGCCACTGGCATTCAGAGGGGGGAATGCAGAGCCCTTACAAAAGAATTCATGAAGGTGaagagggagaggcagaggaagagagaagtgaaaAATACCACCATGAGTCTAAGGAACGTGATTTCTCCCATCAGCAAGAGCATGAAGAATATGATGAGAGTGAAGAAACGGAGGAGAAGAAGCAACCCTACAAACCCAAACGTTATCATGGGGAGCACAGAATGGGTGACTCCTCTGAAGAGAAGAGGGGCCGTGGTGGCGAGGAAGAGGGACTGGCTGAGGAGTCAAACACAGAGGAGGCCCATCTCTGGGACAAAGGGAACCACCATCAGAAACATCGTGAAGAGTCTGAGCAGCAGCGTGAGGAGAAGAGTGGTTCTCATGGGAGGCACAGGGCTGAAGAGGTGGAGGAGAAGAGGCATACAGACCAGGGAagggaggagtacagagaaagGTGGCAGCAGAGTGAAGAGAgcagtgaagaagaaaacaagaggcaTCACCACAGCGAGGAAAGTAGTGAGAAATGGCACGACGAGAGGAGACACCGTTCTGAGGGAAGGATGTATCTTGGAGATGAAAGtgaggaagagctggtcaggtATCTCGGTGGTGGCAGCAAGGAGAAGCAGCATCGTGCTGGAGGGAGATACCACTTGTGGGACAGTGAAGGTGAAGGGTCGCAGAAGGCGTACGCTCGAGAGCGCAAAGGGCAGGCCAGAAGGCACTACAGCACTGAGGACAGTGTAGAGCAGCAGCGCTACCCTGgcagcagcgaggaggaggagaaggaggaagtaGAACAGAAGCATCAGAGCAGTGATCAGatggaaaatgaagaggagaaTATGGAGGAGGGAAGATATGCAGAGAGGGAAGAGTACAGAAGCCGTCTCCCTGCAGAGAATGAGAAGAGAACCACGGCACCCTACAGCTCTTTCTACCCACTGCTGTGGTGGAAAAGCCGTCACtttgagaaaagggaaagcaCGGGACAGCAGCGTCTGGAGGGCAAAGGGGAAGGCAGGCCCACCCTGAATGAGAAGAGTCTTTTCCCTGAGTATAATGACTACGACTTGTGGGAGAAAAAGCAAATCCTAAGTGCTCTGAACCACGGACGCGCCGAGAAGAGGAATCTTGGCAAAATGAGCAGATACGATATGAAAAGGCAATACAACAAGATGGATCAACTTGCAGAACTTCTGAATTACAGGAAGAAATCGTCTGAATTCCCAGAGTTGTACAATTCGGGAGAAGACTTAAAAAACCATCACATAATCAGGAACAACAGAAGGAGTCTGAACCAGAGGCCGCTGACAGGAGAGGAG gaaaaagaactggaaaaccTGGCTGCTATGGATTTGGAGCTGCAGAAAATAGCTGAGAAGTTTAATGACAACAGGAGAGGCTGA
- the CHGB gene encoding secretogranin-1 isoform X6 — MGYRCWQSSCLNILFQALRWIGYSFLRAGVSTLPVEKDHIEEMITRCIVEVLSNALSKPNAPPINPECKEILKKSGRNDRERNENKQLEVRHLKESEEIEKYHTGSVEKEQSQAEEESKKYMKGSDEEKLAHEEDKSREEEDGHQTPIQEERLHTEEKKHDQEIRREEEKSYHSEEESKESKRHDEEVERAVPNKKSPSGGTSTEEFPDGDDQHPMGHWHSEGGMQSPYKRIHEGEEGEAEEERSEKYHHESKERDFSHQQEHEEYDESEETEEKKQPYKPKRYHGEHRMGDSSEEKRGRGGEEEGLAEESNTEEAHLWDKGNHHQKHREESEQQREEKSGSHGRHRAEEVEEKRHTDQGREEYRERWQQSEESSEEENKRHHHSEESSEKWHDERRHRSEGRMYLGDESEEELVRYLGGGSKEKQHRAGGRYHLWDSEGEGSQKAYARERKGQARRHYSTEDSVEQQRYPGSSEEEEKEEVEQKHQSSDQMENEEENMEEGRYAEREEYRSRLPAENEKRTTAPYSSFYPLLWWKSRHFEKRESTGQQRLEGKGEGRPTLNEKSLFPEYNDYDLWEKKQILSALNHGRAEKRNLGKMSRYDMKRQYNKMDQLAELLNYRKKSSEFPELYNSGEDLKNHHIIRNNRRSLNQRPLTGEEEKELENLAAMDLELQKIAEKFNDNRRG; from the exons ATGGGCTATCGTTGCTGGCAGAGCAGCTGCCTCAATATATTATTTCAGGCTCTGAGATGGATTGGATACTCGTTCCTCCGAGCAG gtGTCAGCACACTTCCAGTGGAAAAAGACCATATTGAAGAAATG aTAACACGGTGCATAGTGGAAGTTCTGTCCAATGCACTATCTAAGCCAAATGCACCACCAATTAATCCTGAATGCAAAGAAATCCTGAAGAAGA GTGGTAGAAATGACAGAGAGAGAAACGAAAACAAACAACTTGAAGTGAGGCATTTGAAAGAGTCAGAAGAGATTGAAAAATATCATACTGGTAGCGTGGAGAAAGAACAGAGTCAGGCAGAAGAGGAATCTAAAAAGTACATGAAAGGAAGCGATGAGGAGAAACTTGCTCACGAGGAAGATAAGAGCAGGGAAGAGGAGGATGGACACCAAACACCTATTCAAGAAGAGAGActtcatacagaagaaaagaaacacgATCAGGAAatcagaagagaggaggagaagagctaccacagtgaagaagaaagcaaagagagcAAGCGTCATGACGAAGAGGTAGAGCGTGCTGTTCCCAACAAGAAGTCCCCGTCTGGAGGCACGAGCACAGAGGAGTTCCCTGATGGGGATGATCAGCACCCCATGGGCCACTGGCATTCAGAGGGGGGAATGCAGAGCCCTTACAAAAGAATTCATGAAGGTGaagagggagaggcagaggaagagagaagtgaaaAATACCACCATGAGTCTAAGGAACGTGATTTCTCCCATCAGCAAGAGCATGAAGAATATGATGAGAGTGAAGAAACGGAGGAGAAGAAGCAACCCTACAAACCCAAACGTTATCATGGGGAGCACAGAATGGGTGACTCCTCTGAAGAGAAGAGGGGCCGTGGTGGCGAGGAAGAGGGACTGGCTGAGGAGTCAAACACAGAGGAGGCCCATCTCTGGGACAAAGGGAACCACCATCAGAAACATCGTGAAGAGTCTGAGCAGCAGCGTGAGGAGAAGAGTGGTTCTCATGGGAGGCACAGGGCTGAAGAGGTGGAGGAGAAGAGGCATACAGACCAGGGAagggaggagtacagagaaagGTGGCAGCAGAGTGAAGAGAgcagtgaagaagaaaacaagaggcaTCACCACAGCGAGGAAAGTAGTGAGAAATGGCACGACGAGAGGAGACACCGTTCTGAGGGAAGGATGTATCTTGGAGATGAAAGtgaggaagagctggtcaggtATCTCGGTGGTGGCAGCAAGGAGAAGCAGCATCGTGCTGGAGGGAGATACCACTTGTGGGACAGTGAAGGTGAAGGGTCGCAGAAGGCGTACGCTCGAGAGCGCAAAGGGCAGGCCAGAAGGCACTACAGCACTGAGGACAGTGTAGAGCAGCAGCGCTACCCTGgcagcagcgaggaggaggagaaggaggaagtaGAACAGAAGCATCAGAGCAGTGATCAGatggaaaatgaagaggagaaTATGGAGGAGGGAAGATATGCAGAGAGGGAAGAGTACAGAAGCCGTCTCCCTGCAGAGAATGAGAAGAGAACCACGGCACCCTACAGCTCTTTCTACCCACTGCTGTGGTGGAAAAGCCGTCACtttgagaaaagggaaagcaCGGGACAGCAGCGTCTGGAGGGCAAAGGGGAAGGCAGGCCCACCCTGAATGAGAAGAGTCTTTTCCCTGAGTATAATGACTACGACTTGTGGGAGAAAAAGCAAATCCTAAGTGCTCTGAACCACGGACGCGCCGAGAAGAGGAATCTTGGCAAAATGAGCAGATACGATATGAAAAGGCAATACAACAAGATGGATCAACTTGCAGAACTTCTGAATTACAGGAAGAAATCGTCTGAATTCCCAGAGTTGTACAATTCGGGAGAAGACTTAAAAAACCATCACATAATCAGGAACAACAGAAGGAGTCTGAACCAGAGGCCGCTGACAGGAGAGGAG gaaaaagaactggaaaaccTGGCTGCTATGGATTTGGAGCTGCAGAAAATAGCTGAGAAGTTTAATGACAACAGGAGAGGCTGA
- the CHGB gene encoding secretogranin-1 isoform X7 — translation MGPLALLGLLGAAALAGVSTLPVEKDHIEEMITRCIVEVLSNALSKPNAPPINPECKEILKKSGRNDRERNENKQLEVRHLKESEEIEKYHTGSVEKEQSQAEEESKKYMKGSDEEKLAHEEDKSREEEDGHQTPIQEERLHTEEKKHDQEIRREEEKSYHSEEESKESKRHDEEVERAVPNKKSPSGGTSTEEFPDGDDQHPMGHWHSEGGMQSPYKRIHEGEEGEAEEERSEKYHHESKERDFSHQQEHEEYDESEETEEKKQPYKPKRYHGEHRMGDSSEEKRGRGGEEEGLAEESNTEEAHLWDKGNHHQKHREESEQQREEKSGSHGRHRAEEVEEKRHTDQGREEYRERWQQSEESSEEENKRHHHSEESSEKWHDERRHRSEGRMYLGDESEEELVRYLGGGSKEKQHRAGGRYHLWDSEGEGSQKAYARERKGQARRHYSTEDSVEQQRYPGSSEEEEKEEVEQKHQSSDQMENEEENMEEGRYAEREEYRSRLPAENEKRTTAPYSSFYPLLWWKSRHFEKRESTGQQRLEGKGEGRPTLNEKSLFPEYNDYDLWEKKQILSALNHGRAEKRNLGKMSRYDMKRQYNKMDQLAELLNYRKKSSEFPELYNSGEDLKNHHIIRNNRRSLNQRPLTGEEEKELENLAAMDLELQKIAEKFNDNRRG, via the exons atGGGGCCGCTGGCGCTGCTCGGCCTCCTGGGGGCCGCCGCCCTGGCAG gtGTCAGCACACTTCCAGTGGAAAAAGACCATATTGAAGAAATG aTAACACGGTGCATAGTGGAAGTTCTGTCCAATGCACTATCTAAGCCAAATGCACCACCAATTAATCCTGAATGCAAAGAAATCCTGAAGAAGA GTGGTAGAAATGACAGAGAGAGAAACGAAAACAAACAACTTGAAGTGAGGCATTTGAAAGAGTCAGAAGAGATTGAAAAATATCATACTGGTAGCGTGGAGAAAGAACAGAGTCAGGCAGAAGAGGAATCTAAAAAGTACATGAAAGGAAGCGATGAGGAGAAACTTGCTCACGAGGAAGATAAGAGCAGGGAAGAGGAGGATGGACACCAAACACCTATTCAAGAAGAGAGActtcatacagaagaaaagaaacacgATCAGGAAatcagaagagaggaggagaagagctaccacagtgaagaagaaagcaaagagagcAAGCGTCATGACGAAGAGGTAGAGCGTGCTGTTCCCAACAAGAAGTCCCCGTCTGGAGGCACGAGCACAGAGGAGTTCCCTGATGGGGATGATCAGCACCCCATGGGCCACTGGCATTCAGAGGGGGGAATGCAGAGCCCTTACAAAAGAATTCATGAAGGTGaagagggagaggcagaggaagagagaagtgaaaAATACCACCATGAGTCTAAGGAACGTGATTTCTCCCATCAGCAAGAGCATGAAGAATATGATGAGAGTGAAGAAACGGAGGAGAAGAAGCAACCCTACAAACCCAAACGTTATCATGGGGAGCACAGAATGGGTGACTCCTCTGAAGAGAAGAGGGGCCGTGGTGGCGAGGAAGAGGGACTGGCTGAGGAGTCAAACACAGAGGAGGCCCATCTCTGGGACAAAGGGAACCACCATCAGAAACATCGTGAAGAGTCTGAGCAGCAGCGTGAGGAGAAGAGTGGTTCTCATGGGAGGCACAGGGCTGAAGAGGTGGAGGAGAAGAGGCATACAGACCAGGGAagggaggagtacagagaaagGTGGCAGCAGAGTGAAGAGAgcagtgaagaagaaaacaagaggcaTCACCACAGCGAGGAAAGTAGTGAGAAATGGCACGACGAGAGGAGACACCGTTCTGAGGGAAGGATGTATCTTGGAGATGAAAGtgaggaagagctggtcaggtATCTCGGTGGTGGCAGCAAGGAGAAGCAGCATCGTGCTGGAGGGAGATACCACTTGTGGGACAGTGAAGGTGAAGGGTCGCAGAAGGCGTACGCTCGAGAGCGCAAAGGGCAGGCCAGAAGGCACTACAGCACTGAGGACAGTGTAGAGCAGCAGCGCTACCCTGgcagcagcgaggaggaggagaaggaggaagtaGAACAGAAGCATCAGAGCAGTGATCAGatggaaaatgaagaggagaaTATGGAGGAGGGAAGATATGCAGAGAGGGAAGAGTACAGAAGCCGTCTCCCTGCAGAGAATGAGAAGAGAACCACGGCACCCTACAGCTCTTTCTACCCACTGCTGTGGTGGAAAAGCCGTCACtttgagaaaagggaaagcaCGGGACAGCAGCGTCTGGAGGGCAAAGGGGAAGGCAGGCCCACCCTGAATGAGAAGAGTCTTTTCCCTGAGTATAATGACTACGACTTGTGGGAGAAAAAGCAAATCCTAAGTGCTCTGAACCACGGACGCGCCGAGAAGAGGAATCTTGGCAAAATGAGCAGATACGATATGAAAAGGCAATACAACAAGATGGATCAACTTGCAGAACTTCTGAATTACAGGAAGAAATCGTCTGAATTCCCAGAGTTGTACAATTCGGGAGAAGACTTAAAAAACCATCACATAATCAGGAACAACAGAAGGAGTCTGAACCAGAGGCCGCTGACAGGAGAGGAG gaaaaagaactggaaaaccTGGCTGCTATGGATTTGGAGCTGCAGAAAATAGCTGAGAAGTTTAATGACAACAGGAGAGGCTGA
- the CHGB gene encoding secretogranin-1 isoform X4 yields the protein MVSYWGGAGGAPRAPCRSQKVLGVQTGLACFLFFYHQTGVSTLPVEKDHIEEMITRCIVEVLSNALSKPNAPPINPECKEILKKSGRNDRERNENKQLEVRHLKESEEIEKYHTGSVEKEQSQAEEESKKYMKGSDEEKLAHEEDKSREEEDGHQTPIQEERLHTEEKKHDQEIRREEEKSYHSEEESKESKRHDEEVERAVPNKKSPSGGTSTEEFPDGDDQHPMGHWHSEGGMQSPYKRIHEGEEGEAEEERSEKYHHESKERDFSHQQEHEEYDESEETEEKKQPYKPKRYHGEHRMGDSSEEKRGRGGEEEGLAEESNTEEAHLWDKGNHHQKHREESEQQREEKSGSHGRHRAEEVEEKRHTDQGREEYRERWQQSEESSEEENKRHHHSEESSEKWHDERRHRSEGRMYLGDESEEELVRYLGGGSKEKQHRAGGRYHLWDSEGEGSQKAYARERKGQARRHYSTEDSVEQQRYPGSSEEEEKEEVEQKHQSSDQMENEEENMEEGRYAEREEYRSRLPAENEKRTTAPYSSFYPLLWWKSRHFEKRESTGQQRLEGKGEGRPTLNEKSLFPEYNDYDLWEKKQILSALNHGRAEKRNLGKMSRYDMKRQYNKMDQLAELLNYRKKSSEFPELYNSGEDLKNHHIIRNNRRSLNQRPLTGEEEKELENLAAMDLELQKIAEKFNDNRRG from the exons ATGGTCTCCTATTGGGGAGGTGCTGGTGGGGCACCCAGAGCCCCTTGCAGAAGCCAAAAGGTTCTTGGGGTGCAAACAGGCCTTGcttgtttcctgtttttttacCACCAAACAG gtGTCAGCACACTTCCAGTGGAAAAAGACCATATTGAAGAAATG aTAACACGGTGCATAGTGGAAGTTCTGTCCAATGCACTATCTAAGCCAAATGCACCACCAATTAATCCTGAATGCAAAGAAATCCTGAAGAAGA GTGGTAGAAATGACAGAGAGAGAAACGAAAACAAACAACTTGAAGTGAGGCATTTGAAAGAGTCAGAAGAGATTGAAAAATATCATACTGGTAGCGTGGAGAAAGAACAGAGTCAGGCAGAAGAGGAATCTAAAAAGTACATGAAAGGAAGCGATGAGGAGAAACTTGCTCACGAGGAAGATAAGAGCAGGGAAGAGGAGGATGGACACCAAACACCTATTCAAGAAGAGAGActtcatacagaagaaaagaaacacgATCAGGAAatcagaagagaggaggagaagagctaccacagtgaagaagaaagcaaagagagcAAGCGTCATGACGAAGAGGTAGAGCGTGCTGTTCCCAACAAGAAGTCCCCGTCTGGAGGCACGAGCACAGAGGAGTTCCCTGATGGGGATGATCAGCACCCCATGGGCCACTGGCATTCAGAGGGGGGAATGCAGAGCCCTTACAAAAGAATTCATGAAGGTGaagagggagaggcagaggaagagagaagtgaaaAATACCACCATGAGTCTAAGGAACGTGATTTCTCCCATCAGCAAGAGCATGAAGAATATGATGAGAGTGAAGAAACGGAGGAGAAGAAGCAACCCTACAAACCCAAACGTTATCATGGGGAGCACAGAATGGGTGACTCCTCTGAAGAGAAGAGGGGCCGTGGTGGCGAGGAAGAGGGACTGGCTGAGGAGTCAAACACAGAGGAGGCCCATCTCTGGGACAAAGGGAACCACCATCAGAAACATCGTGAAGAGTCTGAGCAGCAGCGTGAGGAGAAGAGTGGTTCTCATGGGAGGCACAGGGCTGAAGAGGTGGAGGAGAAGAGGCATACAGACCAGGGAagggaggagtacagagaaagGTGGCAGCAGAGTGAAGAGAgcagtgaagaagaaaacaagaggcaTCACCACAGCGAGGAAAGTAGTGAGAAATGGCACGACGAGAGGAGACACCGTTCTGAGGGAAGGATGTATCTTGGAGATGAAAGtgaggaagagctggtcaggtATCTCGGTGGTGGCAGCAAGGAGAAGCAGCATCGTGCTGGAGGGAGATACCACTTGTGGGACAGTGAAGGTGAAGGGTCGCAGAAGGCGTACGCTCGAGAGCGCAAAGGGCAGGCCAGAAGGCACTACAGCACTGAGGACAGTGTAGAGCAGCAGCGCTACCCTGgcagcagcgaggaggaggagaaggaggaagtaGAACAGAAGCATCAGAGCAGTGATCAGatggaaaatgaagaggagaaTATGGAGGAGGGAAGATATGCAGAGAGGGAAGAGTACAGAAGCCGTCTCCCTGCAGAGAATGAGAAGAGAACCACGGCACCCTACAGCTCTTTCTACCCACTGCTGTGGTGGAAAAGCCGTCACtttgagaaaagggaaagcaCGGGACAGCAGCGTCTGGAGGGCAAAGGGGAAGGCAGGCCCACCCTGAATGAGAAGAGTCTTTTCCCTGAGTATAATGACTACGACTTGTGGGAGAAAAAGCAAATCCTAAGTGCTCTGAACCACGGACGCGCCGAGAAGAGGAATCTTGGCAAAATGAGCAGATACGATATGAAAAGGCAATACAACAAGATGGATCAACTTGCAGAACTTCTGAATTACAGGAAGAAATCGTCTGAATTCCCAGAGTTGTACAATTCGGGAGAAGACTTAAAAAACCATCACATAATCAGGAACAACAGAAGGAGTCTGAACCAGAGGCCGCTGACAGGAGAGGAG gaaaaagaactggaaaaccTGGCTGCTATGGATTTGGAGCTGCAGAAAATAGCTGAGAAGTTTAATGACAACAGGAGAGGCTGA